A genomic window from Cloacibacillus evryensis DSM 19522 includes:
- a CDS encoding type II toxin-antitoxin system VapC family toxin codes for MKISFDTNVILDAIIEGREGGAEAKQLILAVAQDRAEGLISANSITDIYYIARKYLGDVKTREVIYSLLTIFSVAGVGEDDCLNALELPMGDFEDALLAVCSQRDGAEYIVTRDEGFIAAPGCPVKAVRPAMMLSILQR; via the coding sequence ATGAAGATCTCTTTCGACACGAATGTTATTCTGGATGCGATCATTGAGGGGCGGGAGGGCGGCGCAGAGGCAAAGCAGCTTATCCTTGCGGTCGCGCAGGATAGGGCTGAAGGGCTTATTTCGGCAAATAGCATCACAGATATTTATTACATTGCCAGGAAGTATTTGGGAGATGTAAAGACGAGAGAGGTAATCTACAGCCTTCTGACGATTTTCAGCGTCGCCGGCGTTGGCGAGGATGATTGTCTGAACGCCCTGGAGCTTCCGATGGGTGATTTTGAAGATGCGCTTCTTGCCGTCTGCTCACAACGGGATGGGGCGGAGTATATTGTTACCCGGGATGAGGGATTTATAGCAGCTCCGGGTTGTCCGGTAAAAGCGGTAAGACCGGCTATGATGCTGTCGATTTTGCAGCGGTAA
- a CDS encoding nucleotidyltransferase family protein has product MNVILLGAGLSKRMGRQKLLLPFGDRSVIETVIGNLRDAGARMIYAVLSREVAEALGPAAGPLTVRVNEEPERGQSSSLSIGLDMLPAGEDFCIMLGDLPLARAADIAALAERFKALPPEKSVLAPCRGGAFGHPMFYRALWRERFRGAEGDVGGKKILMRYEGEIERAEAPDCHFKDMDTPEEYQERLASL; this is encoded by the coding sequence ATGAATGTGATTCTGCTGGGAGCGGGGCTCTCAAAGCGCATGGGACGCCAGAAGCTGCTGCTGCCCTTCGGGGACAGGAGCGTCATAGAGACCGTGATCGGCAATCTGCGCGACGCCGGAGCGCGGATGATATACGCCGTGCTATCGCGCGAGGTCGCGGAGGCGCTCGGCCCCGCCGCCGGACCGCTGACGGTCCGCGTAAACGAGGAGCCGGAACGCGGGCAGTCGAGCTCGCTTTCGATCGGCCTCGATATGCTGCCGGCGGGAGAGGATTTCTGCATCATGCTCGGCGACCTGCCGCTCGCGCGCGCGGCGGATATAGCGGCGCTCGCCGAAAGGTTCAAGGCGCTGCCGCCGGAGAAGAGCGTCCTCGCCCCCTGCCGCGGGGGAGCTTTCGGACACCCGATGTTCTACCGCGCCCTCTGGCGCGAACGTTTCCGCGGCGCGGAGGGCGACGTCGGCGGAAAGAAGATCCTCATGCGCTACGAAGGCGAGATCGAACGCGCCGAAGCCCCCGACTGTCATTTCAAAGACATGGATACGCCGGAGGAGTATCAAGAGCGATTGGCCTCCCTGTAA
- a CDS encoding type II toxin-antitoxin system Phd/YefM family antitoxin, with protein MIQISVSELKANVGKYVSMVNEQEIYITKNGKRVAKLTAPKQDKISAAMSLFDILPPEADLDKARMERLG; from the coding sequence ATGATTCAGATATCGGTCTCCGAGCTGAAGGCTAATGTGGGAAAGTATGTCTCGATGGTGAACGAGCAAGAGATTTATATAACGAAAAATGGCAAGAGGGTCGCAAAACTGACGGCCCCGAAGCAGGATAAAATTTCGGCTGCGATGTCGTTATTTGATATCCTTCCGCCTGAAGCTGACCTTGATAAGGCAAGGATGGAGCGCCTGGGATGA
- the yqeC gene encoding selenium cofactor biosynthesis protein YqeC, which produces MRELFAFLAGYMDRNEAALAAVTGGGGKTSLLYGLGRELAASRRVLLSTTTKIFRPTACECRDLFLGPAKLCAAFIGAMPPASLLAAAAGEREGKLIGYAPEEVCALAGCGAAGAVVAECDGSRGRSLKFYEEWEPPVPRSCGCLFAVAGIDALGETADEEHIFRADRFRALHGMAEGAKVSAADYLSYLRHPEGPLKNAPRGAKKMLLLNKWERAGEEARREFAEAVPSLLESYDAAAFVSMRLNILYDCRER; this is translated from the coding sequence ATGAGAGAGCTGTTTGCGTTTTTGGCAGGATATATGGATAGGAATGAGGCCGCCCTCGCCGCGGTCACCGGCGGCGGCGGCAAGACGTCGCTGCTTTACGGGCTGGGGCGCGAGCTCGCCGCCTCCCGGCGCGTGCTGCTTTCCACGACGACGAAGATATTCCGTCCCACGGCCTGCGAGTGCCGCGACCTCTTCCTCGGCCCGGCAAAGTTATGCGCCGCCTTTATCGGCGCGATGCCGCCCGCCTCACTGCTGGCCGCCGCCGCGGGCGAGAGGGAGGGCAAGCTGATCGGCTACGCGCCGGAGGAGGTCTGCGCGCTCGCGGGATGCGGCGCGGCGGGGGCGGTGGTCGCGGAATGCGACGGCTCGCGGGGCCGGTCATTGAAATTTTATGAGGAATGGGAACCACCGGTGCCGCGGAGCTGCGGCTGCCTTTTTGCCGTCGCGGGGATCGACGCGCTCGGCGAGACGGCGGACGAGGAACATATTTTCCGCGCCGACAGGTTCCGCGCGCTGCACGGCATGGCGGAGGGGGCGAAGGTGAGCGCCGCCGATTATCTGAGTTATCTGCGCCATCCCGAAGGGCCGCTGAAAAACGCCCCGCGCGGCGCGAAGAAGATGTTATTGCTGAATAAGTGGGAGAGGGCCGGCGAAGAGGCGCGGCGGGAGTTCGCGGAGGCCGTGCCGTCCCTGCTCGAAAGCTATGACGCCGCCGCTTTCGTCTCGATGCGGCTCAATATACTTTACGACTGTCGGGAGAGATGA
- a CDS encoding Ig-like domain-containing protein — MRKDGKRFSLYLIAALILVSIASFMMLRSEAEDLQLTKDSAGYYLIATSADLKQFREAVNAGSKDINAKLTANIDLEGTSDNQWTPIRSFSGTFDGGGFTISGLYINEGNSENKGFIGTLAGGAEVSGLTIEGTVIGGGTLGGIVGKNNGTVKNCASNCEKVSGSEDYVGGIVGENNGTVTNCASNCGAVSGIGSFGGVVGWNNTGTVTNCASNCKTVSGSVHAGGIVGRNGSVSGTTRGTVTNCASNCVAVSGSGDSGGVVGWNNKGTVTNCASNCGAVSGGKNVGGVVGISDGTVTNCASNCGAVSGSDYVGGVVGRNMNATGTVTNCGWLYTTTTTSVPSVGVGAGNSTHVVSYDADASKTVVTACVSPLSVTVAKDRSAVVPFALAPGADASAAMYIETLSADVASAGIASADVASGKVTVTGRNYGTTAMAVSYKFKYTDFSKTPLSVSDGSVAVSANVGITVQDFAVTPKSATIAVGGTSKLTASGGSAAGGVTWDVSGDAVSLDKKDGTSIAATGVRRGTATVTATTKDGETDYCDITVNPATDPADPLPAENQTDKDGTGSGVLIISPDTYESFKVYDALIKLGEEGRLPDGITIASLDAVPAASTDLSIDCYIQGTGGKTSGDIIAGAIKDYWGITDTSPEKLRLVSAVSATAHAGSDETTLAKFWRILVDEVRKLLGYDNDKSTDSAYLPLQTNFTITSADIALLSDDIKTELNAGNLLDKVNLFAVVKSGDEYAARSLNDAADNSGASRGKYMTVSEDKDGNYRISTRIMLFNLPGTVSGDKTMGASWILPISSDKTSDDYFLVQDGAKDDTYAVAMALAVKTPNYATVHIATDTTSGDTPVSYDTAVTGKKGYSEKITSSDWSNAEMSGDVYTVTFAKVAGYSISVNDGSEAYTVSKDLAWGASWDVKATYSKIYVSGVSLDKTALVLAPGGSDKLTATVTPDDAYAKDVTWTTSDKNIAEIAADGTVTAKAAGKATITATANDGGGASAACAVTVRNNAGDDPTAPSLTPELVTHAIARPAEIELADNTASYVTDAAKQTTVATAAGFKDEDTALTATGALAAGSTVVNGAVNDVIAKDPTVSKDIVYALPIVESKADKAGMLHAISFKVSGDIFGEVTGAEIRVLKVFPDGTGELFTPISAPEEIADKTAALYDTNEAMVTGAIDKEADYILTIFVKDGESFDLDGNADGTVIDPVSIIKAAAAEPDQPDNTRSHNGGCNTGAALPLLAAMAAVLIIRKKR; from the coding sequence GTGCGCAAAGACGGCAAAAGGTTCAGTTTATATTTGATCGCGGCGTTGATCCTGGTTTCGATAGCATCGTTCATGATGCTGCGTTCGGAGGCGGAGGATTTGCAGCTGACGAAGGATAGCGCCGGTTATTATCTGATCGCGACGTCGGCGGACCTCAAGCAGTTCAGGGAGGCGGTCAACGCGGGCAGCAAGGACATCAACGCTAAGCTGACGGCGAACATCGACCTTGAAGGCACGTCGGACAACCAATGGACGCCGATCCGCAGTTTCAGCGGCACATTCGACGGCGGCGGCTTCACGATCAGCGGCCTCTATATCAATGAGGGTAATAGTGAAAATAAGGGCTTCATCGGGACCCTCGCCGGCGGAGCGGAGGTCAGCGGCCTGACGATCGAGGGCACGGTAATCGGCGGAGGGACTCTCGGCGGCATCGTGGGGAAGAACAATGGCACGGTGAAGAACTGCGCGTCGAACTGCGAAAAAGTCAGCGGCAGCGAAGACTATGTCGGCGGCATCGTGGGGGAGAACAATGGCACGGTGACGAACTGCGCGTCGAACTGCGGGGCAGTCAGCGGCATCGGCAGCTTTGGCGGCGTCGTCGGGTGGAATAACACGGGCACGGTGACGAACTGCGCGTCGAACTGCAAAACAGTCAGCGGTAGCGTCCACGCCGGAGGCATCGTCGGGAGGAACGGCAGTGTGTCCGGCACAACCAGAGGCACGGTGACGAACTGCGCGTCGAACTGCGTGGCAGTCAGCGGCAGCGGCGACTCTGGCGGCGTCGTCGGGTGGAATAACAAGGGCACGGTGACGAACTGCGCGTCGAACTGCGGGGCAGTCAGCGGTGGCAAAAATGTCGGCGGCGTCGTCGGGATTAGCGATGGCACGGTGACGAACTGCGCGTCGAACTGCGGGGCAGTCAGCGGCAGCGACTATGTCGGCGGCGTCGTCGGGCGGAACATGAACGCCACAGGCACGGTGACGAACTGCGGCTGGCTTTATACAACAACAACAACAAGCGTGCCGAGCGTCGGCGTCGGCGCCGGCAATAGCACGCACGTCGTCTCCTACGACGCGGATGCCTCCAAGACGGTCGTGACCGCCTGCGTGAGCCCGCTCTCCGTCACGGTCGCCAAAGACCGCTCGGCTGTCGTGCCGTTTGCGCTCGCGCCGGGCGCGGATGCCTCCGCCGCGATGTATATCGAGACCTTAAGCGCCGACGTTGCAAGCGCCGGCATTGCCTCGGCGGATGTTGCTTCCGGCAAAGTCACCGTCACCGGCCGGAACTACGGAACGACGGCCATGGCGGTCAGCTACAAATTCAAATACACAGACTTCTCCAAGACGCCGCTAAGCGTCTCAGACGGCTCGGTGGCGGTCAGCGCCAACGTGGGGATAACCGTACAGGATTTCGCGGTAACGCCGAAATCGGCGACGATCGCGGTCGGCGGCACATCTAAGCTTACCGCCTCCGGCGGTTCCGCCGCGGGCGGCGTAACGTGGGACGTGTCGGGTGACGCCGTTTCGCTCGACAAGAAGGATGGAACCTCTATAGCGGCCACAGGCGTCCGCAGAGGTACGGCGACGGTGACGGCGACGACCAAAGACGGCGAGACGGACTACTGCGACATTACGGTAAATCCCGCGACCGACCCAGCCGACCCGCTTCCGGCCGAAAACCAGACGGACAAAGACGGTACCGGCTCCGGCGTCCTCATCATCAGCCCCGACACATACGAATCGTTCAAAGTCTATGACGCTTTAATAAAACTGGGCGAAGAGGGCAGACTCCCCGACGGCATCACGATAGCATCGTTAGACGCAGTGCCAGCCGCAAGCACCGACCTTTCGATCGACTGCTACATCCAAGGCACAGGCGGCAAGACCAGCGGCGACATTATTGCCGGGGCTATAAAGGATTACTGGGGCATCACCGACACGTCGCCGGAAAAGCTGCGTCTCGTCAGCGCCGTCAGCGCGACCGCACACGCAGGTTCTGACGAAACAACGCTTGCCAAATTCTGGCGCATCCTCGTCGATGAGGTGCGGAAGTTGCTCGGCTATGACAACGATAAATCAACGGACAGCGCATATCTGCCTCTTCAGACGAACTTCACGATAACGTCGGCGGACATTGCCCTGCTCTCGGACGACATCAAGACAGAACTGAACGCCGGCAACCTTCTGGATAAAGTAAACCTCTTCGCCGTCGTAAAGAGCGGAGACGAATACGCCGCCAGGAGCCTCAACGACGCCGCCGACAACTCCGGCGCGTCCCGCGGCAAATACATGACCGTCAGCGAAGACAAAGACGGCAATTACAGGATAAGCACGCGCATAATGCTCTTCAACTTGCCCGGCACCGTATCGGGCGACAAGACGATGGGCGCGAGCTGGATACTCCCGATATCGTCCGACAAGACCTCCGACGACTACTTCCTCGTCCAGGACGGAGCAAAGGACGATACATACGCCGTTGCAATGGCCCTCGCCGTAAAGACACCCAACTACGCCACAGTCCATATAGCCACAGACACCACATCCGGCGATACGCCAGTCTCATACGACACAGCCGTAACAGGCAAAAAAGGCTACAGTGAGAAGATAACCTCGTCCGACTGGTCGAACGCCGAAATGTCCGGCGACGTCTACACCGTGACGTTCGCAAAGGTCGCAGGCTACTCCATCAGCGTCAACGACGGCTCCGAAGCTTACACAGTAAGCAAAGACCTCGCGTGGGGAGCGAGCTGGGACGTCAAGGCGACATACAGCAAGATATACGTCTCCGGCGTATCGCTCGACAAAACGGCGCTCGTCCTCGCCCCCGGCGGAAGCGACAAACTGACCGCCACGGTCACGCCAGACGACGCCTACGCCAAAGACGTAACATGGACGACAAGCGACAAAAACATCGCCGAAATCGCGGCGGACGGCACGGTAACGGCGAAAGCGGCGGGCAAAGCGACGATCACCGCGACGGCGAACGACGGCGGCGGAGCATCTGCCGCATGCGCCGTAACCGTGAGGAATAACGCCGGCGACGACCCGACGGCGCCATCGCTCACGCCCGAGCTTGTCACACACGCGATAGCCCGCCCGGCGGAGATCGAACTCGCCGACAATACCGCGTCCTACGTCACGGACGCGGCAAAACAGACGACAGTCGCGACCGCAGCCGGCTTCAAAGACGAAGACACCGCGCTCACCGCGACGGGAGCCCTTGCCGCCGGCAGCACCGTCGTCAACGGAGCGGTAAACGACGTCATAGCCAAAGACCCGACCGTCAGCAAAGACATCGTCTACGCGCTGCCGATCGTCGAAAGCAAAGCCGACAAAGCCGGAATGCTCCACGCCATCAGCTTCAAAGTGAGCGGAGACATATTCGGCGAAGTGACCGGAGCGGAAATACGCGTCCTTAAAGTATTCCCGGACGGCACGGGAGAACTCTTCACGCCGATATCCGCGCCCGAAGAGATAGCCGACAAAACGGCGGCGCTCTACGACACGAACGAGGCGATGGTAACGGGCGCGATAGACAAAGAGGCGGATTACATCCTCACGATCTTCGTCAAAGACGGAGAGTCATTCGACCTCGACGGCAACGCGGACGGCACAGTCATCGACCCGGTATCGATAATCAAAGCGGCGGCCGCGGAACCCGACCAGCCGGACAACACCCGCAGCCACAACGGAGGCTGCAACACAGGAGCGGCGCTGCCGCTGCTAGCGGCGATGGCTGCGGTACTAATAATACGCAAGAAGCGGTAA
- a CDS encoding SpoIIE family protein phosphatase, translated as MDSICIDACYNSLIKKNEELCGDRVQVINSPESMLLVLSDGLGSGVKANILSTLTSKIISTMISRGASIEDTVDTIAHTLPVCKVRGIAYSTFMILSIRKDGSGYLAEYDNPPCMLIRDGRHIPFEYEEKTIEGKLVRESRFTAREGDYFVIVSDGVTQAGMGETLSFGWGCDEVADFLCGPCGEKLSAPRVINRVLDVAKDLYLGKPGDDTTVSIAHILPRQPVSLFSGPPKNPEDDSRLVRDYIETRGLHIVSGGTSSEILARELKRPLRVNIDYTDSDIPPTAAIEGIDLVTEGVMTLKRAIEMIGEYIDRPAVPNMISELDDPHGAAKLAKILIEQCTHLNLFIGKAVNPAHQNPDFPTELRVKSRLMDDLAAVMTRLGRHVEKKYY; from the coding sequence ATGGATAGTATATGCATAGACGCCTGCTATAACAGCCTGATAAAGAAAAACGAAGAGCTCTGCGGCGACCGCGTGCAGGTGATAAACTCGCCGGAGAGCATGCTGCTCGTACTCTCGGACGGACTCGGCAGCGGCGTCAAAGCCAACATCCTTTCGACGCTGACCTCAAAAATAATATCGACGATGATCAGCCGCGGCGCCTCCATCGAAGACACCGTGGACACCATCGCGCATACGCTGCCCGTCTGCAAAGTGCGCGGCATCGCCTACTCCACCTTCATGATCCTCAGCATCCGGAAAGACGGCAGCGGCTACCTCGCGGAATACGACAACCCACCCTGTATGCTCATCCGTGACGGCCGCCATATCCCCTTTGAATACGAGGAAAAGACGATCGAGGGCAAGCTCGTGCGCGAAAGCCGCTTCACCGCGCGCGAGGGCGACTACTTCGTCATCGTCAGCGACGGCGTGACGCAGGCCGGCATGGGAGAGACCCTCTCCTTCGGCTGGGGCTGCGACGAAGTGGCCGACTTCCTCTGCGGCCCCTGCGGCGAAAAACTCTCCGCGCCGCGCGTCATCAACCGCGTGCTCGACGTAGCGAAAGACCTCTACCTCGGCAAACCGGGCGACGACACCACCGTCTCCATCGCGCACATCCTGCCCCGACAGCCGGTCAGCCTCTTCTCCGGGCCGCCGAAAAACCCGGAGGACGATTCGCGGCTCGTCAGAGACTACATCGAGACCAGAGGTCTGCACATCGTCAGCGGCGGCACCAGCTCCGAAATACTGGCGCGCGAGCTCAAACGCCCGCTGCGTGTCAACATCGACTACACCGACAGCGACATCCCGCCGACGGCGGCGATAGAGGGCATAGACCTCGTGACGGAGGGGGTAATGACGCTCAAACGCGCCATCGAGATGATCGGGGAATACATCGACCGCCCCGCCGTCCCGAACATGATCTCGGAACTCGACGACCCGCACGGCGCGGCAAAGCTCGCAAAGATCCTCATCGAGCAATGCACCCACCTGAACCTCTTCATCGGCAAGGCGGTGAACCCGGCGCACCAGAACCCCGACTTCCCCACCGAACTGCGCGTCAAATCGCGCCTGATGGACGACCTCGCGGCAGTAATGACAAGGCTGGGCCGGCACGTGGAGAAAAAATATTATTAA
- a CDS encoding LuxR C-terminal-related transcriptional regulator, producing the protein MRRGVGFKNNDGTYIPPQLIEKLGTMLTSPLTLIEAGSGFGKTTAVAEVLEDVQEQKANVYWHTFLGEPPEKAWQALCGLIAHADGKAAVWLGNLGRPSLSSLPDLASILRDIRCSKTTVIVLDNWQLAGFEISAQLIEALSLHRGKKLHIVVITQPAAAAARTTSNPRMALIGNDSFRYTRENIAEFFLHSRITLDEEQLDMLCDITEGWIAALRLQLSAYAENGRFETAGGISQLIETAVWNKLTEQEREENLRLSIPKNFTIEQAAAILRRPELSEDEIARLDNDPFVRRDANEGTYTFHSLKRAYLADKLSRRSREYQLDALRRAAEGYAARGDVGAAASCYARTRDYEAIFALPFGDAALSQSIRYARGESIDAIFDDCPKEILLRHPEIMLRAALEFFLKGDFEHFSRAFALAEESCELEERRGGERAINLRGELEFLKFFPAFNDVKAMCAAHEKAWKILRGPLKTLYFNDDTWTFGISSVVCMFWRESGSLREELKEVENGMPCYYKLRNGHGMGAPAAMAAETALMSGDDESAQNLAIKAIYSAEIKHQDSICFCGELVLARIAALRGESGKFSKTLAEMRARAFEGRDPYGVVTAELCRAHLGTMAGIGGLIPEWTLDARRIREKVFAAAVPFALIPLAKYLLDNDPVSFGALVGEFIDESRRFHMLLPEIYFRLYAVRHKQRSGESGEAETELNAALDLALPDKIYLPFAEQGSEIAPLLVALRPQIGDKQAVDAILALSQRLQYNISGIPDAGTQPGDKPLSAREREVARLLAEGLTTQEAAERLSITNNTVCTMKKSVYKKLKVRSRVELAKRCLL; encoded by the coding sequence ATGCGCAGAGGCGTGGGCTTCAAAAACAACGACGGGACATACATACCGCCGCAGCTCATCGAGAAACTGGGGACGATGCTGACGTCGCCGCTGACGCTCATAGAGGCGGGCTCCGGCTTTGGCAAGACCACCGCGGTGGCGGAAGTCCTCGAAGACGTTCAGGAGCAAAAAGCGAACGTCTACTGGCACACATTCCTCGGAGAACCGCCGGAAAAGGCGTGGCAGGCCCTCTGCGGCCTCATCGCGCACGCCGACGGCAAAGCCGCCGTCTGGCTCGGGAACCTCGGGCGTCCCTCGCTCTCGTCGCTCCCCGACCTCGCCTCCATCCTGCGCGACATACGCTGTTCCAAGACCACCGTCATCGTGCTTGACAACTGGCAGCTTGCCGGCTTTGAAATATCGGCGCAGCTGATAGAGGCGCTCTCGCTGCACCGCGGCAAAAAACTCCACATCGTCGTCATCACCCAGCCCGCGGCGGCCGCGGCCCGCACCACCTCCAACCCGCGCATGGCCCTTATCGGCAACGACAGCTTCCGTTACACGCGTGAAAACATCGCGGAATTCTTCCTCCATTCACGGATCACGCTCGACGAAGAACAGCTCGACATGCTCTGCGACATCACCGAAGGCTGGATCGCCGCGCTGCGCCTCCAGCTCTCGGCCTACGCGGAAAACGGCCGTTTCGAGACCGCCGGCGGCATCTCGCAGCTCATAGAGACGGCGGTCTGGAACAAACTCACCGAACAGGAACGGGAAGAGAACCTCCGCCTCTCCATCCCGAAAAACTTCACGATCGAACAGGCCGCCGCCATCCTGAGACGCCCGGAACTCAGCGAAGATGAGATAGCGCGCCTCGACAACGACCCCTTCGTGCGCCGCGACGCGAACGAAGGGACATACACATTCCACAGCCTCAAAAGGGCCTACCTTGCCGACAAACTATCGCGCCGCTCGCGCGAATACCAGCTCGACGCGCTGCGGCGGGCCGCCGAAGGCTACGCCGCGCGCGGGGACGTCGGCGCGGCCGCCTCATGCTATGCCCGGACGCGCGACTACGAAGCCATCTTCGCCCTCCCCTTTGGGGACGCCGCCCTCTCGCAGTCCATCCGCTACGCGCGCGGAGAGAGCATCGACGCCATCTTTGACGACTGCCCCAAAGAAATATTGCTGCGCCACCCGGAAATAATGCTGCGCGCGGCGCTGGAATTCTTCCTCAAAGGCGATTTCGAGCACTTCTCCCGCGCCTTCGCGCTCGCGGAAGAATCCTGCGAACTTGAAGAGCGGCGCGGCGGCGAACGCGCCATAAACCTGCGCGGTGAACTGGAATTCCTCAAATTCTTCCCCGCCTTCAACGACGTCAAGGCCATGTGCGCCGCGCACGAAAAGGCGTGGAAGATACTGCGGGGGCCGCTCAAGACCCTCTACTTCAACGACGACACCTGGACCTTCGGCATCTCCTCCGTCGTCTGCATGTTCTGGCGCGAAAGCGGCAGCCTCCGCGAAGAACTCAAAGAAGTGGAAAACGGGATGCCCTGCTACTATAAACTCAGAAACGGCCACGGCATGGGCGCGCCTGCCGCCATGGCCGCGGAGACGGCGCTCATGAGCGGAGACGACGAAAGCGCGCAGAACCTGGCCATCAAAGCCATCTACAGCGCCGAAATAAAACATCAGGACAGCATCTGCTTCTGCGGCGAGCTCGTCCTCGCGCGCATCGCCGCCCTGCGCGGCGAAAGCGGCAAATTCAGCAAAACGCTTGCCGAAATGCGCGCGCGCGCCTTCGAGGGACGCGACCCCTACGGCGTCGTCACGGCGGAACTCTGCCGCGCCCACCTGGGGACCATGGCCGGCATCGGCGGCCTCATCCCCGAATGGACCCTCGACGCGCGCCGGATCAGGGAAAAAGTATTCGCCGCCGCCGTCCCCTTCGCGCTGATACCGCTCGCCAAATACCTGCTCGACAACGACCCCGTCAGCTTCGGCGCGCTCGTCGGAGAATTCATCGACGAAAGCCGCCGCTTCCACATGCTGCTGCCGGAGATATACTTCCGCCTCTACGCCGTGCGCCACAAACAGCGCTCCGGCGAAAGCGGCGAAGCGGAAACGGAGCTGAACGCCGCGCTGGACCTCGCCCTGCCCGACAAAATATACCTGCCCTTCGCGGAACAGGGGAGCGAAATAGCGCCGCTGCTCGTCGCGCTGCGCCCGCAGATCGGCGACAAACAGGCCGTTGACGCCATCCTCGCCCTCTCCCAGCGCCTGCAATACAACATAAGCGGCATCCCTGACGCCGGCACCCAGCCCGGAGACAAGCCCCTCTCCGCGAGAGAGCGCGAAGTGGCGCGGCTGCTCGCCGAAGGCCTGACCACCCAGGAGGCCGCCGAAAGACTCTCCATCACGAACAACACCGTCTGCACCATGAAAAAGAGCGTCTACAAGAAACTCAAAGTCCGCTCAAGAGTGGAGCTTGCCAAGCGCTGCCTCTTGTAA